In a genomic window of Roseiflexus castenholzii DSM 13941:
- a CDS encoding glycosyltransferase family protein, with the protein MGTSNWQHIPFCVEVLMRIEPRRVLDVGVGFGRWGIIVREFCDVWFGRVLPEQWSVYVEGIEAFAPSISSYHSSFYNKIWVGDAVEVFSRIDKSWDVVIFGDVLEHFTRENAEKLLLWSVNHSNYVIVNIPIGDDWDQGEMYGNPYEQHRSVWVEEDFHGFFMVRRALFNDYLGRKHGSFVLSRHDPRGVALRLFSERTDEFQSEIGVSMDRLTHHVDLDSLHNIVERTRAISEELESIKNSRSYQAMVQFRRSPIGHIAAKTLRYVDQSVGKIKGLSKIRQGIVGLVYQYVPRVNTRLLEQMYHLPHGIVRLRLIGKNPHSQGAEAWILAVRNNHGFLSAGQIRLYGSWTVREGSGMKGMPALVASEYGWADIPAEHGAHLVLLRHPWSGIVELQFGNVRRRFDLYASQAHDIIIDLTTLEQKQSLPTVRPVPLPDTFRRWLETTDFSQGVVTVVNPEWRGIYSSTKNLFDTILELPDHLDEASGLQYAWLLAETRCQVVVIQGFPMTYYHLVTALRRIAPNMRIAVIWHGTFLQLTEDYVWQSFRQVERFCREGAIWKLGFVKARMAEIMAKRGIRTGFVQNMVREVPDKPSEPLPGGPHIGVWLLYDGWRKNPFASIAAVSALSGATLHMSAASDRVQEFAEFMNIRSNIHFRPIDQGLMRHYLAQMHLNLYVTLSECAPMLPLESLSVGSPCLFGPTTYYFDDHDYLRERLVVPQPDDAGMIAAYMQRALEERGEIIAAYARYAPDYNRRARATLAEFLEFDGCDSAKNT; encoded by the coding sequence ATGGGGACAAGCAACTGGCAACATATTCCATTCTGTGTCGAGGTTTTGATGAGGATCGAGCCGCGACGCGTGCTTGATGTGGGGGTTGGATTTGGCAGATGGGGCATCATTGTGCGTGAGTTTTGTGATGTCTGGTTCGGTAGAGTATTGCCGGAACAATGGTCGGTATATGTCGAGGGGATTGAGGCTTTTGCGCCGAGTATTTCGAGTTATCACTCGTCTTTCTATAATAAAATCTGGGTGGGAGATGCTGTCGAAGTTTTTTCTAGGATAGACAAAAGCTGGGATGTCGTGATATTTGGTGATGTTCTGGAGCACTTCACTCGAGAAAATGCAGAGAAGTTATTGTTATGGTCAGTTAATCACTCAAACTATGTCATTGTTAATATTCCCATCGGTGATGATTGGGATCAAGGAGAAATGTATGGAAATCCGTATGAACAACATCGCAGCGTATGGGTTGAGGAGGATTTTCATGGCTTCTTCATGGTAAGAAGGGCGCTATTCAATGACTATCTCGGGAGGAAGCACGGATCTTTTGTGCTATCGCGTCATGATCCAAGAGGTGTCGCGTTAAGGCTGTTCTCGGAACGAACCGATGAGTTTCAGAGTGAGATCGGAGTTTCTATGGATCGGTTAACTCATCATGTAGATTTGGATTCCTTACATAACATTGTCGAACGAACGCGTGCTATCAGCGAAGAACTCGAATCTATCAAGAACTCACGGAGTTACCAGGCAATGGTGCAGTTTCGTCGATCGCCTATCGGCCATATTGCTGCGAAAACGTTGCGATATGTCGATCAGAGTGTTGGGAAAATAAAAGGCCTTTCAAAGATCAGGCAAGGAATTGTCGGATTGGTTTATCAGTATGTGCCCAGGGTGAACACTCGTCTCCTGGAGCAGATGTATCATTTACCTCACGGTATCGTTCGTTTGAGGTTGATTGGCAAAAATCCGCACAGCCAGGGAGCGGAAGCGTGGATTCTGGCGGTGCGGAACAATCATGGCTTTCTCAGCGCCGGTCAGATCAGATTGTACGGTTCCTGGACGGTGCGTGAGGGGAGTGGCATGAAGGGTATGCCTGCACTCGTTGCTTCAGAGTATGGTTGGGCTGATATTCCGGCGGAGCATGGTGCTCATCTGGTCTTGCTGCGGCACCCATGGAGTGGTATTGTCGAGTTACAGTTTGGGAATGTGCGACGTCGGTTTGACCTCTATGCTTCGCAGGCACACGATATTATTATTGATCTTACGACGCTAGAGCAGAAGCAATCGCTTCCTACCGTGCGTCCCGTTCCGTTGCCGGATACTTTCAGACGTTGGCTCGAGACGACAGATTTTAGCCAGGGAGTTGTTACGGTTGTCAATCCAGAGTGGCGAGGAATTTATAGTTCCACTAAGAATCTCTTTGATACCATTCTGGAACTGCCTGATCATCTTGACGAAGCATCGGGTTTGCAATATGCCTGGTTGCTTGCAGAAACGAGATGTCAGGTCGTAGTGATTCAGGGTTTTCCGATGACGTACTATCATTTAGTGACAGCACTGCGTCGGATTGCTCCGAATATGCGTATTGCTGTTATCTGGCACGGGACATTCTTGCAATTGACGGAAGATTACGTCTGGCAATCCTTCCGGCAGGTTGAACGATTTTGTCGCGAGGGTGCTATCTGGAAATTGGGGTTTGTTAAGGCGCGCATGGCTGAGATTATGGCGAAACGTGGTATACGAACCGGATTTGTACAAAACATGGTGCGCGAGGTGCCAGATAAGCCTTCGGAGCCGTTACCCGGCGGTCCACACATTGGTGTCTGGTTGCTTTACGATGGATGGCGCAAGAATCCTTTCGCTTCTATTGCTGCAGTGTCTGCGCTTTCTGGTGCGACTCTTCACATGTCGGCTGCCTCCGACCGTGTGCAGGAGTTTGCTGAGTTTATGAACATACGCAGCAATATACACTTTCGGCCCATCGACCAGGGTTTGATGCGACATTATCTGGCGCAGATGCATCTGAATCTTTATGTGACTTTGAGCGAATGCGCGCCGATGCTTCCGCTCGAAAGTCTATCAGTAGGTTCTCCGTGTCTGTTCGGTCCTACGACGTATTACTTCGACGATCATGACTATTTGCGCGAACGTCTCGTGGTGCCGCAACCAGATGATGCAGGGATGATTGCTGCGTACATGCAGCGCGCTCTGGAGGAGCGAGGTGAGATCATCGCCGCCTACGCCAGGTATGCGCCAGATTATAATCGCCGCGCGAGAGCGACGCTCGCTGAGTTTTTGGAATTCGATGGTTGTGATAGTGCGAAAAATACATGA
- a CDS encoding class I SAM-dependent methyltransferase, with amino-acid sequence MNDSQVYVPKNYQYWRDHGSEWFDEYERRQKYMLCYHIQRVMLADYMRHSRPARVIEFGCGPGRHLKYLSRIEGIDVYGYDQSAAMVSGCLRWTTSEWIAEHVIVGEPVGPLPYPDRHFDIVYTVEALIHTRPEDVGVVLAELVRVSKWQVLHLEPAQGVQIFEDAHDGSWCHDIVAAYRQLGYECEVLPSGYIVQQPYRVILDPARPVYTWPSDMLDLLRRMESDIQPTLDQLAQNINDLSSQIVNLRAELAEAEARGRQMQQQWEATQAALKEEQRKNRQLAQNINNLSSQIVNLRAELEEAEARGQQMQQQWEATQAALEEEQRKNRILMYQQARFEEFINQLRHALKMPIE; translated from the coding sequence ATGAATGATTCTCAAGTGTATGTTCCGAAAAACTATCAGTACTGGCGTGACCATGGGAGTGAATGGTTTGATGAGTATGAGCGACGCCAGAAATATATGCTCTGTTATCATATTCAGAGGGTTATGCTCGCAGACTATATGCGGCATAGCCGTCCTGCTCGTGTGATCGAATTTGGTTGTGGTCCCGGTCGTCATCTCAAGTATCTGAGCCGGATTGAGGGTATTGATGTGTATGGATATGATCAAAGTGCCGCTATGGTCTCAGGGTGCCTTCGGTGGACTACGTCGGAGTGGATCGCAGAGCATGTGATCGTAGGTGAACCGGTTGGTCCTTTGCCGTATCCTGACCGACATTTCGATATCGTCTACACCGTCGAGGCATTGATTCACACGCGTCCAGAGGATGTAGGTGTAGTACTCGCGGAGCTGGTGCGTGTGAGCAAGTGGCAAGTGCTTCATCTGGAACCTGCTCAAGGGGTTCAGATCTTCGAAGATGCGCACGATGGTTCCTGGTGTCACGACATTGTGGCTGCGTATCGTCAGTTGGGGTATGAATGTGAGGTTTTGCCATCAGGGTATATCGTTCAGCAACCGTATCGGGTTATTCTTGATCCTGCTCGTCCAGTCTACACATGGCCGTCAGATATGCTGGACCTGTTGCGCAGGATGGAGTCTGACATACAACCGACACTCGACCAGTTGGCGCAGAACATCAATGATTTGTCTTCACAAATTGTAAATCTACGGGCAGAGCTGGCGGAGGCGGAGGCGCGGGGACGGCAGATGCAGCAGCAGTGGGAGGCGACGCAGGCGGCGCTGAAGGAGGAACAGCGAAAAAACAGACAGTTGGCGCAGAACATCAATAATTTGTCTTCACAGATTGTAAATCTACGGGCAGAGCTGGAGGAGGCGGAGGCGCGGGGACAGCAGATGCAGCAGCAGTGGGAGGCGACGCAGGCGGCGCTGGAGGAGGAACAGCGAAAAAACAGAATATTGATGTATCAGCAGGCTCGCTTTGAGGAATTCATCAATCAGTTGCGGCATGCTCTAAAGATGCCGATAGAATGA
- a CDS encoding ABC transporter ATP-binding protein, with protein sequence MAVPTADILPQEAAPLPAPTDEVVISVQNVGKMYRIYDQPQDRLKHMLFWRFGKHYGREFWALRNVSFEVRRGETVGIIGRNGSGKSTLLQIIAGTLAPTEGEVRVKGRVAALLELGSGFNPEFTGRENVYLNGAILGLSRDEIDARFDDIAAFADIGEFIDQPVKVYSSGMYARLAFAVAVSLDPDILIVDEILAVGDLAFQQRCATRLRQLRDEGLTLLYVSHSPDSIKSVCQNALLLVEGKVFYKGHAEETMNKYLNLIREETNAAMLSKEAHLPRYIPFHSLAKAKLRYGSGHVQIERVELLDEDGQFSHSFRFGDMITILVEFRSYIEVNHFSCSFLVRDSTGVDLFGTTTFDERIEFPILRVGNRGLVRFKFLNQLRIGNYGVSVALNRTSQRDYSDNILFDQIDGAAVFSVVPDISRPVHYKFFVPISIDYEVTFE encoded by the coding sequence ATGGCAGTTCCAACCGCAGACATTCTCCCTCAGGAAGCGGCGCCACTCCCCGCACCGACCGACGAGGTGGTCATCAGCGTCCAGAACGTCGGCAAAATGTACCGCATCTACGACCAACCGCAGGATCGGCTGAAGCACATGCTCTTCTGGCGGTTCGGCAAGCATTACGGGCGCGAGTTTTGGGCGCTGCGCAACGTCAGTTTCGAGGTGCGGCGCGGCGAAACGGTGGGGATCATCGGGCGCAACGGGAGCGGCAAGAGCACGCTGCTCCAGATCATTGCCGGCACCCTGGCGCCGACCGAAGGCGAAGTGCGGGTGAAGGGGCGCGTGGCGGCGCTGCTTGAACTCGGCAGCGGCTTTAATCCCGAATTCACCGGGCGCGAAAATGTCTACCTCAACGGCGCGATCCTGGGGCTGAGCCGCGACGAAATCGACGCGCGCTTCGACGACATTGCCGCATTCGCAGACATCGGCGAGTTCATTGATCAGCCGGTGAAGGTGTATTCGAGCGGCATGTATGCGCGGTTGGCGTTTGCGGTTGCTGTCTCGCTCGATCCTGACATACTGATTGTTGATGAAATTCTTGCTGTGGGTGATCTTGCGTTTCAGCAGCGTTGTGCGACAAGATTGCGGCAACTTCGAGATGAAGGGTTGACGCTTTTGTATGTCAGTCACTCGCCTGACTCTATCAAGAGCGTTTGTCAAAATGCTTTGCTACTAGTTGAAGGAAAAGTTTTTTACAAAGGGCATGCGGAAGAGACGATGAATAAGTATCTCAACCTGATTCGTGAAGAGACAAATGCAGCTATGTTGTCGAAAGAGGCACATCTTCCTCGATATATACCATTTCATTCTCTGGCAAAAGCGAAGCTTCGCTATGGGTCAGGTCACGTTCAAATCGAAAGAGTGGAATTGTTGGACGAGGACGGACAATTCTCTCATTCTTTTAGATTTGGTGATATGATTACGATTCTAGTAGAGTTCCGTTCGTATATCGAGGTGAACCATTTTAGTTGTTCGTTTCTAGTAAGGGATTCTACAGGCGTTGATCTTTTTGGGACAACTACTTTTGATGAGAGAATAGAGTTTCCAATACTCAGAGTTGGAAACAGAGGGCTTGTTCGATTCAAATTTCTCAATCAACTGAGGATTGGTAACTATGGTGTGTCAGTGGCTCTGAATCGTACTTCGCAAAGAGATTATTCTGATAATATTCTTTTCGATCAGATAGACGGTGCTGCTGTGTTTTCCGTGGTGCCTGATATTTCCAGGCCGGTGCATTACAAATTCTTTGTTCCGATTTCGATAGATTATGAGGTAACGTTTGAATGA
- a CDS encoding glycosyltransferase family 4 protein gives MHILLITPWLTIGGADRVHLDLIRQLNRRGCRFSVVATLPAKHEWRPLFEELTPDVVTLHPTIAPAQQPAFARDLIRSRGIHAVLIGNSQFGYALLPYLRSCCRDVAFLDILHAVEPHWRDGGYPRLSLDHAAWLDLSITVSRDLRDWMIARGGDPAHIEVCYANIDVDAWNPALFDRAALRRAFGIPPRAPLILVIGRLSSEKRPRLAVRILREVARQGIAFHALIIGDGPERPVLERMLRDPLLQNVRLTGALPEERVREVMAAGDVLLLPSAREGIALVLYEAMAMGMVPVVADVGGQRELATPDCGMLIPSSKSEEAAYVAALAGLLRDPARRAAMGAQARRRIVDHFRIDQMGDRMEMLFRRAVERAMGAERPIPTEGDAARSAVEAIRLARHARDVARLWQADRYSEDASLSPVRRAVLGVVRSMRQRLRPWYRRLVGRDGHPFSRGVVAVRDRVVAWVYDEGREAPPGRRV, from the coding sequence ATGCACATTCTGTTGATAACGCCCTGGCTGACGATTGGCGGCGCGGATCGAGTCCATCTTGACCTGATTCGTCAGTTGAACCGGCGCGGCTGTCGGTTCAGCGTGGTGGCGACATTGCCGGCGAAGCACGAATGGCGCCCATTGTTCGAGGAACTGACGCCTGATGTCGTCACACTGCATCCGACCATTGCGCCAGCACAGCAACCGGCGTTCGCGCGCGACCTGATCAGGTCGCGCGGCATTCATGCAGTTCTCATCGGCAACAGTCAGTTCGGATATGCGTTGCTGCCGTATCTGCGGTCCTGTTGCCGGGATGTGGCGTTCCTTGACATACTGCACGCAGTAGAACCACACTGGCGAGACGGCGGGTATCCGCGCCTGTCGCTCGACCATGCCGCCTGGCTCGATCTGAGCATCACCGTTTCACGCGACTTGCGCGACTGGATGATCGCGCGCGGCGGTGACCCGGCGCACATCGAGGTCTGCTATGCCAACATCGATGTTGACGCATGGAATCCGGCGCTTTTTGACCGCGCAGCGTTGCGGCGAGCGTTCGGCATCCCGCCGCGCGCGCCGCTGATCCTGGTGATCGGGCGATTGTCGTCGGAAAAGCGTCCACGTCTGGCGGTGCGCATCCTGCGGGAAGTGGCGCGCCAGGGTATCGCCTTTCATGCGCTGATTATCGGCGATGGACCGGAGCGCCCGGTGTTGGAGCGGATGCTGCGCGACCCATTGCTCCAGAACGTCCGCTTGACCGGCGCGTTGCCCGAAGAGCGGGTGCGGGAGGTTATGGCAGCCGGGGACGTGCTGCTGCTACCCTCGGCGCGGGAGGGGATTGCGCTGGTGTTGTACGAAGCGATGGCGATGGGGATGGTTCCGGTGGTCGCCGATGTCGGCGGGCAGCGTGAACTGGCAACACCCGACTGTGGCATGCTTATTCCATCATCCAAGAGCGAAGAAGCGGCATACGTTGCGGCACTCGCCGGTCTGTTGCGCGATCCGGCGCGTCGCGCGGCGATGGGTGCTCAGGCGCGACGGCGGATCGTTGACCATTTTCGGATCGATCAAATGGGTGATCGCATGGAGATGCTGTTCAGGCGCGCGGTTGAGCGCGCGATGGGCGCCGAGCGTCCAATTCCGACGGAAGGCGACGCGGCGCGCAGCGCGGTCGAGGCGATCCGCCTTGCGCGTCACGCAAGGGATGTGGCGCGTTTGTGGCAAGCCGACAGGTATTCTGAGGATGCGTCCCTCTCACCTGTGCGCCGCGCCGTGTTGGGTGTTGTGCGCAGTATGCGGCAACGGTTGCGCCCATGGTACCGACGTCTGGTCGGTCGTGATGGACATCCCTTCAGCCGTGGAGTTGTTGCAGTGCGTGATCGGGTAGTGGCGTGGGTGTATGACGAAGGGCGAGAGGCCCCCCCCGGTAGGCGGGTTTAA
- a CDS encoding glycosyltransferase family protein, with the protein MMTRLRQRLPALLRAVAALPRTVTAPRRSPPRIRFVYLHPGAATRYRVWHQVEQAQIAGLAADAVALHDSARLYDLSQVDLLIVHRLPLAALTLPLVVAARLRRIPLVFDSDDLVWDEREREYNFLDRHHDPVTIARLLRAARGMRRLMRLSDALILSTPFLAALASADVRRPSFVSPNVLSREQVALSRVAFDERQQRPLRAQPVIGYFCGHAHVHDEDIATVGAALRMALEECSEARLRCYGEVTLPPELTDVSVCDRIERRPVVDWRDLPRHIAAVDINIAPLVDNPQRRGKSAVKYLEAAAVGVPTVAVRLEPYRDAIDEGVTGVLAATRDEWVSALIRLLRDPELRRRMGEAARADVLARFTTERQAERFARMIGAIGRSA; encoded by the coding sequence ATGATGACTCGACTGCGCCAACGCCTGCCTGCCCTGCTGCGCGCCGTTGCCGCTCTGCCGCGAACAGTCACGGCGCCGCGCCGCTCACCGCCGCGCATCCGGTTTGTCTACCTTCATCCTGGCGCTGCAACGCGCTACCGCGTCTGGCATCAGGTGGAGCAGGCGCAGATCGCCGGTCTGGCGGCGGATGCCGTTGCGCTGCACGACTCGGCGCGACTCTACGATCTGTCGCAGGTCGATCTGCTGATTGTGCATCGTCTGCCGCTGGCGGCGCTGACGTTGCCGCTTGTCGTTGCCGCCCGGTTGCGTCGCATTCCGCTGGTGTTCGATAGCGACGACCTGGTGTGGGATGAGCGTGAGCGCGAGTACAATTTTCTCGACCGTCATCACGATCCGGTGACGATTGCCCGCCTCCTGCGCGCGGCGCGCGGTATGCGGCGATTGATGCGCCTGTCCGATGCGTTGATCCTTTCGACGCCATTCCTTGCGGCGCTGGCATCCGCCGATGTTCGCCGTCCATCGTTCGTCAGCCCGAATGTGCTGTCGCGCGAACAGGTTGCGCTGTCGCGCGTCGCGTTCGATGAGCGACAGCAACGCCCGTTGCGCGCACAACCGGTTATCGGGTACTTTTGCGGGCATGCGCATGTTCACGATGAGGATATTGCGACCGTCGGCGCTGCCCTGCGCATGGCGCTGGAGGAATGTTCTGAAGCGCGATTGCGCTGCTACGGCGAGGTGACATTACCGCCGGAACTGACAGATGTGTCGGTGTGTGACCGCATCGAGCGGCGTCCGGTGGTCGACTGGCGCGATCTACCGCGCCACATCGCGGCGGTTGACATTAATATCGCGCCGCTGGTCGATAACCCGCAGCGCCGTGGCAAGAGCGCCGTCAAATATCTGGAAGCCGCGGCGGTAGGTGTGCCGACGGTTGCGGTTCGGCTCGAACCATACCGGGATGCGATTGATGAGGGTGTGACAGGGGTGCTGGCAGCCACGCGCGACGAATGGGTTTCGGCGCTGATACGGTTGCTGCGCGACCCGGAGTTGCGGCGGCGGATGGGTGAGGCGGCGCGCGCTGATGTGCTTGCCCGCTTCACAACGGAGCGTCAGGCAGAACGATTTGCGCGGATGATCGGAGCGATTGGGAGAAGCGCGTGA
- a CDS encoding glycosyltransferase, whose product MTSPLVSIIIRARNEAPALRRLLPLLQSQEVDFPFDIWLLDNDSQDESATLARAYGLRYHHIPRGGFNYAAALNLGASLAEGEFIVSLSAHCFPQRSDWLAALVAPLRADRNVVAAYGRQVIDPQSGAFEAHGNAELFPADARQPKIVAFSNANSAIRRDYLLIHPFNPAIKILEDHLFYLEIAGDFDVVYVPEAVVLHEHDRFSWRYYVRRWILEGWSFYFLTRHRGLPSPYIPQRLVSLRRLLFIYPRIAVAYARRGRWAPALRAIPFFWLRDLIWLASFVRARLLHPVMAQTDTALLLRTNRFLRRQAMQQSRMTLPDAPLDWREEWQLKADWGFIRRNIADFIRLCHERGLFASPLLEVGASGQNDYLAEWYDMRTSNLASNLHSADMALDMEDMRQIADNSLGSILCSEVIEHVRHPERAIAEAFRVLRPGGTLIITTPYNIVIHNTPEDGGFHGRNFTPQGLELILREAGFDIVLLETRGATEMRRRLMPSNVFAVARKPG is encoded by the coding sequence ATGACCTCACCGCTCGTTTCGATCATCATCCGGGCGCGGAATGAAGCGCCTGCGCTGCGACGCCTCTTGCCTCTGCTCCAATCGCAGGAGGTTGATTTTCCGTTCGACATCTGGCTGCTGGATAACGACTCGCAGGATGAGAGCGCAACTCTGGCGCGCGCGTATGGTCTCCGGTATCACCATATTCCGCGCGGCGGGTTCAACTATGCGGCGGCGCTCAACCTGGGCGCATCGCTGGCGGAAGGCGAGTTTATCGTCAGTCTGTCGGCGCACTGTTTTCCGCAACGCAGTGACTGGCTGGCGGCGCTCGTGGCGCCGTTGCGCGCGGATCGCAACGTTGTCGCCGCTTACGGTCGGCAGGTCATTGATCCGCAGAGCGGCGCATTCGAGGCGCATGGCAATGCTGAGTTGTTTCCGGCAGATGCGCGCCAGCCGAAGATCGTCGCATTCTCGAACGCCAATAGCGCCATTCGGCGCGATTATCTCTTGATCCATCCCTTCAATCCGGCGATCAAGATTCTGGAGGATCACCTGTTCTATCTGGAGATCGCCGGGGATTTCGATGTGGTCTATGTGCCCGAAGCCGTCGTGCTCCATGAGCATGATCGCTTTTCGTGGCGTTACTATGTGCGACGCTGGATACTGGAGGGATGGTCGTTCTATTTTTTGACGCGCCATCGCGGGTTGCCGTCGCCCTATATTCCGCAACGGCTCGTTTCTCTCCGCCGATTGCTGTTCATCTATCCGCGCATCGCCGTCGCATATGCGCGGCGTGGTCGGTGGGCGCCGGCGCTGCGCGCCATTCCCTTCTTCTGGCTGCGCGATCTGATCTGGCTGGCGAGTTTTGTGCGCGCCCGCCTGCTCCACCCGGTCATGGCGCAGACTGATACGGCGCTGCTGCTGCGCACCAATCGGTTTTTGCGCCGTCAGGCGATGCAGCAGTCGCGCATGACGCTTCCCGACGCGCCGCTCGACTGGCGCGAGGAATGGCAACTCAAGGCGGATTGGGGGTTTATCCGGCGGAATATTGCCGATTTCATTCGTTTGTGCCACGAACGCGGGTTGTTTGCCAGTCCGCTGCTGGAAGTCGGCGCATCGGGGCAGAACGACTACCTGGCGGAGTGGTATGACATGCGCACCTCCAATCTGGCGTCGAACCTGCACAGCGCGGACATGGCGCTCGATATGGAGGATATGCGCCAGATCGCCGATAATTCGCTCGGTTCGATTCTCTGTTCAGAGGTGATCGAGCATGTGCGGCATCCTGAGCGCGCGATTGCGGAAGCGTTTCGCGTGTTGCGTCCAGGCGGCACGCTGATCATTACAACGCCGTACAACATTGTGATTCACAACACCCCCGAAGATGGCGGCTTCCACGGGCGCAACTTCACGCCGCAGGGGTTAGAGTTGATTCTGCGCGAGGCGGGGTTCGATATTGTGCTGCTCGAAACGCGCGGCGCTACTGAGATGCGCCGTCGTCTGATGCCGAGCAATGTGTTTGCAGTGGCGCGGAAGCCGGGGTGA
- a CDS encoding glycosyltransferase: protein MKNLVRRALRRFGSYSEGYGAGWSLGGQPRILFVSGMDGAPLRYRVLHQAEQIALAGGSWMLVRDTESRLRECVQQCDILYLYKAGTTLQACEAVQTARRNALPVVYDTDDLNWDERLVEYCDLERYYSPPDVVRFRRIFREAEQLMQSVDCFITSTDYLAAALTAHFGIPAYVNANALSQQAIMRAEPFYRRRAAAPPRAPVTLGYFSGWPKAHESDLAVALPAVRRALDALPGARLRIVGHFERSALPVDLREWVEIAPFVPYERLFAEIARVDINLAPLVDNPHRRAKSAVKFLEAALVGVPTVASNLEPYRLIDHGRTGMLAANEEEWYAAIMALATDPLRRRAIGDAARRYVLEHETTSVRAPGFANLLRHLIDTLPLR from the coding sequence GTGAAAAACCTGGTACGCCGCGCGCTCAGGCGCTTTGGATCATATTCCGAAGGATACGGCGCAGGCTGGTCATTGGGCGGACAACCGCGGATTCTCTTCGTCAGCGGCATGGACGGCGCGCCGTTGCGGTATCGTGTGTTGCACCAGGCAGAGCAGATCGCCCTCGCCGGCGGATCATGGATGCTTGTGCGCGACACGGAGAGCCGACTGAGAGAGTGCGTGCAGCAATGCGACATTCTGTATCTGTACAAAGCGGGGACCACGTTGCAGGCGTGTGAGGCGGTGCAGACAGCGCGCAGGAATGCGCTCCCGGTTGTGTACGACACCGATGACCTGAACTGGGATGAGCGGTTGGTCGAATACTGCGATCTTGAACGGTACTATTCGCCGCCAGACGTTGTGCGGTTTCGGCGGATCTTTCGTGAAGCTGAACAATTGATGCAGTCGGTGGATTGTTTCATAACGTCAACCGACTATCTCGCTGCCGCGCTTACTGCTCATTTCGGCATTCCGGCGTATGTCAATGCCAATGCGCTGTCGCAGCAGGCGATCATGCGCGCCGAGCCGTTTTATCGGCGGCGCGCGGCGGCGCCGCCGCGCGCTCCTGTGACGCTGGGGTACTTCAGCGGCTGGCCCAAAGCGCATGAATCGGACCTGGCGGTTGCGCTTCCGGCGGTGCGTCGGGCGCTTGATGCACTTCCGGGTGCGCGATTGCGGATTGTTGGGCACTTTGAACGCAGCGCCCTGCCGGTCGATCTGCGCGAATGGGTTGAGATCGCGCCGTTCGTTCCGTATGAACGGCTCTTCGCGGAGATTGCGCGCGTGGATATTAATCTCGCGCCGCTGGTCGATAATCCGCATCGTCGCGCAAAGAGCGCCGTAAAGTTCCTCGAAGCGGCGCTGGTCGGCGTGCCGACGGTCGCCAGCAATCTGGAACCCTACCGTCTGATCGATCATGGGCGCACCGGCATGCTGGCGGCGAACGAGGAAGAGTGGTATGCCGCCATTATGGCGCTGGCGACCGATCCGCTGCGCCGTCGCGCAATCGGAGATGCGGCGCGCAGGTATGTTCTCGAACACGAAACGACATCTGTGCGGGCGCCTGGATTTGCGAACCTGCTGCGTCATCTCATCGATACACTTCCACTGAGATAA